A region of Puniceicoccus vermicola DNA encodes the following proteins:
- a CDS encoding sulfatase-like hydrolase/transferase, translated as MKRHPNVIVCLSDQWRAFEAGCYGNQAIQTPHLDRLAEEGIRFETAVSNFPVCTPARSEVISGQHYRTCSPISCNTNELWPEKSRTWFPQPTIAERFREANYETALIGKWHMGPEPLLCGFDSAIYPCIVHRHYDQEYVENGGEPFRVGEFGPNYEKRRLSDFLGQTRENPFFLYYNISQPHMPLGEGNLPNQFRGLYEKDQLPLRPNVFRDGVMADCDEWFWTYLDPDFWYRTMVLGEKPRETDHPPEGYNLRDLYRDYYEMVTCADEQLGHLMDELRRLGLAEDTILVFSSDHGDNLGSHHLFNKGQLIEESIRVPLVYWAPDRYAPRVERKRLGQLIDIMPTMLDLAGIGVPEGLHGRSIRSVLEGSESEGEQNLAFIETPGGEIGVRSSIHMLGAKIDPESNSILEDEMIFYDLEQDPFEENNIAGNLDSLPLQNALFQRLQSWHAKTPRFASTGVGNE; from the coding sequence ATGAAACGCCATCCAAATGTTATCGTGTGCCTGTCTGATCAGTGGCGGGCGTTTGAAGCGGGTTGTTACGGAAATCAGGCCATTCAAACGCCGCATTTGGATCGGTTGGCGGAGGAGGGGATTCGTTTCGAGACAGCGGTCAGCAATTTTCCCGTGTGCACGCCTGCGCGGTCGGAAGTCATTTCGGGGCAGCATTACCGGACATGTAGCCCGATCTCCTGCAATACGAACGAACTGTGGCCGGAGAAAAGTCGCACATGGTTTCCGCAACCAACGATTGCCGAGCGTTTTCGCGAGGCGAATTACGAAACGGCTTTGATCGGGAAGTGGCATATGGGACCGGAGCCTTTGCTGTGTGGATTCGATAGTGCGATCTACCCCTGTATCGTTCACCGTCATTACGATCAGGAATATGTGGAGAATGGGGGAGAGCCCTTTCGTGTAGGAGAGTTCGGACCGAATTATGAAAAGCGGAGGCTTTCGGATTTTCTCGGACAGACCCGCGAGAATCCGTTCTTTCTCTACTACAACATCTCCCAGCCACACATGCCGCTCGGCGAAGGCAATCTGCCGAATCAATTCCGTGGGTTGTATGAGAAGGACCAGCTTCCGCTTCGGCCGAACGTGTTTCGCGACGGGGTTATGGCGGACTGCGACGAATGGTTCTGGACCTACCTCGATCCGGATTTTTGGTATCGGACGATGGTGCTCGGCGAGAAGCCGCGGGAAACAGACCATCCGCCGGAGGGCTATAATCTTCGTGATCTCTACCGGGATTACTATGAAATGGTCACCTGCGCCGACGAACAGCTCGGCCATCTCATGGATGAGCTGCGACGGCTGGGGTTGGCTGAGGATACAATCCTCGTTTTCAGCAGTGATCACGGGGACAACTTGGGAAGCCATCATCTTTTCAACAAGGGCCAGTTGATTGAAGAATCGATCCGCGTCCCTTTGGTCTATTGGGCGCCGGATAGGTATGCTCCTCGGGTTGAACGAAAACGGTTGGGGCAATTGATCGACATCATGCCGACGATGCTCGATCTTGCGGGGATCGGTGTTCCGGAGGGCCTGCACGGACGGAGTATTCGATCGGTTCTCGAGGGTTCCGAATCCGAAGGGGAACAAAATCTGGCCTTCATTGAGACGCCCGGTGGCGAGATTGGAGTGAGATCGTCGATCCACATGCTCGGCGCAAAAATTGATCCGGAGTCCAATTCGATCTTGGAGGACGAGATGATATTTTACGATTTGGAGCAGGACCCGTTCGAGGAGAACAATATTGCCGGAAACCTGGATTCGCTACCTTTGCAGAATGCCCTTTTCCAGCGTCTTCAGTCGTGGCATGCGAAGACTCCGCGGTTTGCATCTACAGGCGTGGGGAATGAATGA
- a CDS encoding helix-turn-helix domain-containing protein: MPAQRDPDHIRIFPETLWSRSAVGNRSGELTPLYVDRFRGPRRSTASDPHDYWEITAVLGGEGRLESTESRPLKPWDVCLVPPGLAHREASEGIMDTIWLGFRSPRLDKRTPQAKVLATIHSRSLAEEIERFWIFSKQSGGAIGPELDAHCSLLLSRFHRLLQDGTRPDSSLVQRLLRHMEKHFAEPIEVGSLAQEYGCSTGYLYRLFRQKTGYSPQAWLTRLRLNHAIQLLQHSDLPITEIAPTVGYRDPLYFSRIFRRSTGESPSGYRRNHRTPG; encoded by the coding sequence ATGCCCGCTCAACGAGATCCAGACCATATCCGTATTTTCCCCGAAACCCTGTGGAGCCGTTCAGCGGTCGGAAATCGCTCCGGCGAGTTGACTCCGCTCTACGTGGACCGATTCCGGGGACCCAGGCGTTCGACGGCCTCTGATCCGCATGACTACTGGGAGATTACCGCCGTGCTCGGAGGCGAAGGGCGTCTGGAGAGCACCGAATCCCGCCCCCTCAAGCCATGGGACGTTTGCCTTGTCCCGCCCGGACTGGCCCACCGGGAGGCGAGCGAAGGAATCATGGACACGATCTGGCTGGGGTTCCGGTCACCTCGGCTGGACAAACGTACACCGCAAGCCAAAGTTCTCGCCACGATCCATAGCCGTTCCTTGGCCGAAGAGATCGAACGTTTCTGGATCTTTTCCAAACAATCCGGTGGGGCCATCGGCCCCGAACTTGACGCTCACTGCAGCCTTCTACTTTCGCGCTTTCATCGACTCCTGCAAGACGGCACCCGCCCCGACTCCAGTCTGGTCCAACGACTGCTCCGTCATATGGAAAAGCATTTTGCCGAGCCAATCGAAGTCGGATCTCTCGCTCAAGAGTATGGCTGCAGCACCGGATACCTCTATCGCCTCTTCCGTCAAAAAACGGGATACTCGCCCCAGGCATGGCTCACCCGCTTGCGCCTGAACCACGCGATCCAGCTGCTACAACACAGCGATCTCCCTATCACTGAGATCGCCCCAACGGTCGGATATCGTGATCCCCTCTACTTCAGCCGTATATTCCGCCGCTCGACCGGCGAATCCCCTTCGGGCTACCGCCGAAATCACAGAACTCCCGGTTAA
- a CDS encoding Gfo/Idh/MocA family protein — MKIKAAVIGCGGISRFHFTGLSRAGAEILWACDLDYKAAVARAESVGARSTSDLGEVLADPEVNTIVVATGSASHKSICLAAIEAGKSVICEKTLAETPEDAWQIVESARRKGTIFYTSYMKRFIPAVTEAKKRLPDIGRIISVHIRTHQPWGDLWEKIPTEGFFHTPPGGHSQVVRNYGGGILLCGGSHMVDLVLFLLGRPTRVYARLHVPDGLDYDVQASAILETGNGTVHFEALAHPLREIGFLRDGWDERIEITGTRGRLEILSAQWDDPERKCSRLIHTEHGSGVVHDLMGPAESPFDRAIAFYCGNIARGEQGTLSRLTGYEADEVLAHLKASGEIGQAMEIQWKGKEQ; from the coding sequence ATGAAGATCAAAGCGGCGGTTATCGGGTGCGGTGGAATCTCGCGCTTTCATTTTACAGGCTTGTCTCGCGCGGGTGCTGAGATCCTCTGGGCCTGCGACTTGGATTATAAGGCTGCGGTCGCCCGAGCGGAATCGGTGGGAGCGCGCAGCACCAGCGATCTTGGCGAGGTGCTCGCCGATCCCGAGGTAAATACGATCGTCGTGGCGACGGGCTCTGCCTCCCACAAAAGTATTTGTCTGGCAGCCATCGAGGCGGGGAAGTCCGTCATCTGCGAAAAAACGTTGGCGGAAACTCCGGAGGATGCGTGGCAGATTGTGGAAAGCGCGCGGCGAAAAGGAACGATCTTCTATACTTCCTATATGAAGCGTTTCATTCCGGCGGTAACGGAGGCGAAGAAACGGCTTCCCGACATTGGGAGGATCATCAGCGTTCACATTCGTACCCATCAACCGTGGGGAGACCTGTGGGAAAAAATTCCCACCGAGGGATTTTTCCACACTCCGCCGGGTGGACATTCTCAAGTGGTTCGAAACTATGGCGGGGGCATCCTTCTCTGCGGAGGGAGCCATATGGTCGATCTTGTCCTTTTCCTTCTCGGACGACCGACACGGGTTTATGCCAGATTGCATGTTCCCGACGGGCTTGATTATGATGTTCAGGCCTCCGCGATTCTCGAAACCGGGAACGGTACGGTCCATTTCGAAGCGCTCGCGCATCCGCTCCGTGAGATCGGTTTTCTTCGGGACGGATGGGATGAGAGGATTGAGATCACGGGGACTCGCGGACGCTTGGAAATTTTGAGTGCACAATGGGACGATCCCGAACGAAAATGTTCACGGCTGATTCACACGGAACACGGTAGTGGCGTGGTTCACGACCTAATGGGGCCAGCCGAATCTCCCTTTGATCGGGCGATTGCTTTCTACTGTGGAAACATCGCGCGGGGTGAACAGGGGACACTTTCCCGTTTAACGGGTTACGAGGCGGATGAAGTTCTGGCGCATCTGAAAGCGAGCGGGGAGATTGGACAAGCAATGGAAATTCAATGGAAAGGAAAGGAACAATGA
- a CDS encoding SDR family NAD(P)-dependent oxidoreductase: MKTVLPPKIDLNGKCAIVTGATGELGRVIVRVLAAAGADVAIHYHSSRTRAEALRKEIESLGRKAFVWAADITVEAEVLAMRDAVRKELGDPDIVVNNAVIQYEWTSVLEQAVSDFESQFRSTTLHNVLMAKAFAPAMIERGHGRIIAINTECAMQCTPSQGAYASAKRGQDGVMRVLARELGPSGITVNQVAPGWMISEKYREAGQERQEAYEAGVPLRRRGEDVDIANAVSFLASDLASFISGVYLPVSGGNVMPTI; encoded by the coding sequence ATGAAAACCGTACTGCCACCGAAAATCGATCTAAACGGCAAATGCGCCATTGTGACCGGAGCCACCGGTGAGCTGGGTCGGGTGATTGTCCGAGTCCTCGCGGCGGCTGGAGCCGATGTCGCCATTCATTATCACTCGAGTCGGACTCGGGCGGAAGCTCTTCGCAAGGAAATTGAGTCCCTCGGAAGAAAGGCCTTCGTTTGGGCTGCCGATATCACCGTCGAGGCGGAGGTATTGGCCATGCGCGATGCCGTTCGCAAGGAACTGGGGGATCCCGACATAGTCGTCAATAACGCTGTGATTCAGTACGAGTGGACTTCGGTTCTTGAGCAGGCCGTTTCAGATTTCGAGAGCCAGTTTCGTTCCACGACCTTGCACAATGTATTGATGGCGAAAGCATTCGCTCCGGCAATGATTGAACGTGGGCACGGGCGGATCATTGCCATCAACACCGAATGTGCGATGCAGTGCACACCGTCCCAAGGGGCCTACGCGAGTGCCAAGAGGGGACAGGATGGGGTCATGCGGGTCCTCGCTCGCGAATTGGGTCCCAGTGGAATTACCGTCAATCAGGTGGCCCCGGGGTGGATGATCAGCGAGAAATATCGCGAGGCCGGGCAAGAGCGACAGGAAGCCTACGAGGCGGGTGTTCCGCTGCGCCGACGGGGTGAAGATGTCGATATCGCCAATGCGGTATCGTTTCTCGCTTCCGATCTCGCCTCATTTATCTCGGGCGTTTACCTCCCCGTAAGCGGAGGAAATGTAATGCCTACGATCTAG
- a CDS encoding glycoside hydrolase family 38 C-terminal domain-containing protein — MTSARPVLHLISQAHLDPVWLWPVRDGMGEALTTLQSAVDRASETPGFKFTRSSACVYQWVKEMDPRLFASIKELIHAGRWEVVGAMVEQPDCNIPSTESMFQQVNAGRRFFEREFGSDGHTRIGYNVDSFGHSGSLPQVLKQSGLDYYVFMRPQLGDGVEFPLLFWWEAPDGSRVLAQRIPIQYSQSPGASVEAIESIVRASVAEGFAPGFQHGLMFFGVGNHGGGPTREHIQRILALQKDSALPEIRFSTLREYFACVESEAAFQNLPVVRGELNYVFRGCYAADGSVKRHNRMAEQALFTTEGLDVLKGTGDAGALKSSWWQLGFSQFHDILAGTCVEAVSAENGYRFGAILNTVNDRSLKSLASMARRVDTRGEAGSVLCVANSLPWKRSIIVGIDTFKVPDDRHEICHLETPEGQVIPIQWLAAEANFGPWGMPWGKLTAVIEVPPLGYTVLRLAMKSREVIESTPTQTEVTSDQFQRVETAENRRPVRKEPALRELPEVPGFLTAPVGVVMLPDASGTWGNGVTRYDGKGERPVDRESMVIEEGPLLSVVREITRVGWSEIWMDVVRYAHTPFVELRLRFNWQERRKMLKLEIPTGLRPAQVAAKVCGGVEFRPPSGNEEPCQDWVAVEGEFSGRNHTLLLVNDSSYSYDVQDGVLRMVLARGVPYAEYPPFDYKDDRHVSFLDQGWQERRFWLRAAPCSWRDLYPDRLARELQAPPSWLLDSAHPGDLKRNDSALEIEPAQVSVLAVRLSDSGNDVAIRVQEMSGRACQARGVLRGASFRFDLRAWEIKTLRIVRERGGVRVESGPTCE, encoded by the coding sequence ATGACCTCCGCTCGTCCCGTTTTGCACCTGATCTCGCAGGCGCACCTGGATCCTGTCTGGCTCTGGCCGGTGAGGGATGGAATGGGGGAGGCCTTGACCACCCTGCAGAGTGCCGTAGACCGCGCTTCGGAAACTCCGGGTTTCAAGTTTACCCGTTCGTCGGCCTGCGTTTATCAGTGGGTGAAGGAGATGGACCCGCGGCTTTTTGCTTCGATCAAAGAGTTGATCCACGCGGGGCGTTGGGAGGTGGTGGGAGCGATGGTTGAACAGCCGGATTGCAATATTCCCTCGACGGAAAGCATGTTCCAGCAAGTGAACGCCGGGAGGCGCTTTTTTGAGCGTGAGTTCGGTTCCGATGGGCATACCCGCATCGGTTATAATGTCGATAGTTTCGGGCATTCCGGATCATTGCCACAGGTCCTGAAGCAGAGTGGTCTCGATTATTATGTCTTCATGCGTCCGCAGCTGGGCGACGGTGTCGAGTTTCCATTGCTTTTCTGGTGGGAAGCTCCGGATGGGTCCCGGGTTCTCGCCCAGCGGATACCGATCCAGTATTCCCAGAGCCCGGGGGCGAGCGTGGAGGCGATTGAATCCATCGTTCGGGCATCGGTAGCCGAAGGATTTGCCCCGGGGTTCCAACATGGGCTAATGTTTTTCGGTGTCGGCAATCACGGAGGCGGACCTACCCGGGAACATATCCAAAGAATTCTGGCTTTGCAGAAGGATTCCGCGCTCCCGGAAATCCGCTTTTCGACGTTGAGGGAATATTTCGCCTGTGTGGAGAGCGAAGCGGCGTTCCAGAATCTACCGGTCGTGCGAGGTGAGCTGAACTATGTTTTTCGGGGTTGCTATGCTGCCGACGGTTCCGTGAAACGGCACAACCGAATGGCCGAACAGGCTCTGTTTACGACGGAAGGACTGGATGTGTTGAAGGGCACCGGTGATGCGGGTGCGTTGAAGTCTTCGTGGTGGCAACTCGGGTTTAGCCAGTTTCACGATATTCTGGCCGGCACCTGTGTCGAGGCGGTGTCCGCGGAGAACGGCTACCGTTTCGGCGCGATCCTGAATACGGTGAATGACCGGTCATTGAAGTCGCTAGCAAGTATGGCGAGGCGGGTCGATACGCGGGGTGAAGCCGGCAGTGTCCTCTGTGTCGCGAATTCGTTGCCTTGGAAGCGTTCGATCATTGTCGGGATCGACACGTTTAAGGTGCCGGACGACCGCCACGAGATCTGCCACCTGGAAACTCCGGAGGGACAGGTGATTCCGATCCAGTGGCTCGCGGCGGAGGCAAATTTTGGACCGTGGGGAATGCCGTGGGGAAAGCTCACAGCGGTCATCGAAGTGCCTCCACTCGGCTACACGGTATTGCGCCTTGCCATGAAATCCCGAGAAGTCATCGAATCGACACCCACCCAAACGGAGGTGACTTCGGATCAGTTCCAACGAGTGGAGACCGCCGAGAATCGGCGTCCTGTTCGAAAGGAACCAGCCTTACGGGAACTTCCGGAAGTGCCGGGGTTTCTGACTGCTCCAGTGGGCGTGGTCATGCTTCCCGATGCGAGTGGCACTTGGGGAAATGGCGTGACGCGGTATGATGGAAAAGGGGAGAGGCCAGTGGATCGGGAATCCATGGTTATCGAAGAAGGTCCGTTGCTCTCGGTGGTTCGCGAAATCACTCGCGTCGGCTGGTCGGAGATCTGGATGGATGTGGTTCGCTACGCGCATACGCCGTTCGTGGAGCTGCGCTTGCGATTCAATTGGCAGGAACGTCGTAAGATGCTGAAACTGGAGATTCCGACGGGCTTGCGCCCGGCGCAGGTGGCGGCGAAAGTCTGCGGGGGTGTCGAATTTCGGCCTCCCTCCGGAAACGAAGAGCCCTGTCAGGATTGGGTTGCGGTCGAAGGGGAGTTTTCCGGAAGGAACCATACGCTCCTTCTCGTGAACGACAGCTCCTATAGCTATGATGTGCAGGACGGCGTTTTGAGGATGGTTTTGGCCCGTGGAGTTCCCTACGCCGAGTATCCTCCATTTGATTACAAAGATGATCGCCACGTTTCTTTCCTCGATCAGGGATGGCAGGAGCGCAGATTTTGGCTCCGAGCGGCTCCGTGTAGTTGGCGGGATCTTTATCCCGATCGGCTCGCGCGTGAGCTACAGGCTCCTCCGTCCTGGCTCTTGGATTCCGCCCATCCCGGTGATTTGAAACGAAACGACTCCGCTCTTGAGATTGAACCGGCACAGGTTTCGGTGCTGGCAGTCAGGCTTTCGGATTCGGGAAATGATGTGGCGATTAGGGTGCAGGAAATGAGCGGCCGGGCCTGCCAAGCCAGGGGCGTCCTGCGGGGAGCGTCGTTTCGCTTCGATCTGCGGGCCTGGGAAATCAAAACGCTCCGGATCGTTCGCGAAAGAGGAGGCGTTCGGGTGGAGTCAGGGCCGACTTGTGAATGA
- a CDS encoding right-handed parallel beta-helix repeat-containing protein, with amino-acid sequence MNPAKQTLFLSPNGNDQWTGRRSAPNEDRSDGPMATLSAVQEAARRLRKETGKAAQVSVAHGRYPLDRPLTFTPADNGQVWSAAPGARPVFSGGRILSGWTVGEHAGREAWVLDLPEVAKGQWHFTQLWVNGRRRERPCLPKTGFHTFAGMDGQPNSGFAWNQGPTRAEFRPGDIRAFRNLEEVELVAYQLWFDTHHRIQSVDETRNVVHFRQPSLGSLLEQSGEPARYRLINVFEALSEPGEWYLDRTTGRLTYLPMPGETVENTKVVAPRLSECLRFQSTKSEVVADIRLENLAFAHTQWTRSPDHVGSIQAAFDVPGSVVFDRAENCVLFGCEIAHCAGYGVEMLTGCHRNMIASCTIRDLGGGGIKIGHESLEVHEPAVGENLEGSNRRMAATVADCNIHDGGCIYPSAIGIWIGNAGMNRIQHNAIHHFTYTGISFGWVWGYAASSRGCDNRIEYNHIHHINHGRWLSDNGGIYSLGLQSGSKVVGNHIHDIACHHYGGWGLYPDEGSSGILYENNCVHDIQFAGMSIHYGRFLTFQNNIFARMDRAMLGLGREDLSCANRFERNILWFDRDNLGEGADRPASTHATARNVVWNAAGCEGVRWPLGTLTAEQMAGRWLESLELDPLFTNPTGGDFTLREDSPAYDLGFQTFDGHRAGPRQKASMPVSFTDYSLPEAEPIAVAVAGVELDKVIEEENGRRVEAMLRVRNVSELPVSGVYQVLGSGADGRRWEGESLAVELLPGATVELRSSFVVPSDARRFWLMACGDETNLFSGATLVNIPETVPVPALKTWTIPESEDEWISSLADGTSVERSQAGTQILRARVAISGGDQLCLVGEITDPKPVLNEHQPWNGSSLELFLAPETGKEMRRSFNFVLLPPVEDGVAVFRGLRGSSVPEGAIFSTAAAEGVWRFALRMPLSGLEIAPAADGFRMDLIVNATATVAGQNHLRLPIWGSDTRSNLTNSAFLARVKCL; translated from the coding sequence ATGAATCCAGCAAAACAAACCCTATTTCTGTCGCCCAACGGAAACGATCAGTGGACGGGGCGACGATCCGCCCCCAACGAAGATCGGAGCGATGGGCCGATGGCCACGCTTTCGGCGGTGCAGGAAGCGGCTCGCCGTCTCCGTAAAGAGACCGGGAAGGCTGCGCAGGTCTCGGTCGCACACGGTCGTTACCCCCTGGATCGACCGCTGACCTTTACTCCGGCGGACAACGGACAGGTGTGGTCGGCGGCTCCCGGGGCCCGGCCCGTTTTTAGCGGCGGACGAATTTTATCGGGCTGGACCGTGGGCGAGCATGCGGGGCGCGAAGCCTGGGTGCTCGATCTTCCGGAGGTGGCGAAGGGGCAATGGCATTTTACGCAGCTCTGGGTCAATGGACGACGGCGTGAGCGTCCCTGTCTTCCGAAGACCGGTTTTCATACTTTCGCGGGGATGGACGGGCAGCCGAATTCAGGTTTTGCCTGGAATCAGGGGCCGACCCGTGCGGAGTTCCGCCCCGGCGATATTAGGGCGTTTAGGAATTTGGAGGAGGTTGAGTTGGTGGCCTACCAATTGTGGTTCGATACCCACCATCGTATCCAATCCGTCGATGAGACTCGTAACGTGGTCCATTTTCGGCAGCCCTCGCTGGGGAGTTTGTTAGAGCAGTCGGGCGAGCCCGCGCGCTACCGTTTGATTAATGTGTTTGAGGCGCTTTCCGAGCCGGGGGAATGGTATTTGGATCGGACAACCGGTCGCTTGACTTACTTGCCCATGCCGGGTGAGACGGTGGAGAACACCAAAGTCGTGGCGCCTCGTTTGAGCGAGTGTTTGCGCTTTCAAAGCACAAAGTCAGAAGTGGTAGCCGACATCCGACTGGAGAATCTGGCCTTTGCCCACACTCAATGGACCCGGAGTCCAGATCATGTCGGATCGATTCAGGCGGCTTTTGATGTTCCGGGATCAGTTGTTTTTGATCGGGCCGAGAACTGTGTGCTTTTCGGCTGTGAAATCGCCCACTGTGCCGGATACGGGGTCGAGATGCTTACCGGTTGCCATCGCAATATGATCGCGTCCTGCACTATTCGCGACTTGGGGGGAGGGGGCATTAAGATCGGACACGAGTCGCTTGAGGTTCATGAGCCCGCTGTTGGGGAGAACCTTGAGGGTAGCAATCGAAGGATGGCGGCCACCGTCGCGGATTGTAACATCCATGACGGAGGCTGCATCTATCCGAGTGCGATCGGTATCTGGATCGGCAATGCGGGCATGAATCGCATCCAGCACAACGCCATTCACCACTTCACCTATACCGGAATCTCTTTTGGTTGGGTCTGGGGCTACGCGGCCTCCAGTCGTGGTTGTGACAATCGCATCGAATACAACCATATTCATCACATCAACCACGGGCGTTGGCTGTCGGACAATGGGGGTATTTATTCGCTGGGCCTGCAGAGCGGATCGAAGGTCGTCGGGAATCATATCCATGATATCGCCTGCCATCACTACGGAGGTTGGGGACTTTATCCCGATGAAGGCAGTTCGGGAATTCTCTATGAAAACAACTGCGTGCACGACATTCAGTTTGCTGGCATGTCGATTCACTACGGGCGCTTTCTCACTTTCCAAAATAACATCTTCGCACGGATGGACCGGGCGATGCTTGGTCTGGGTCGTGAGGATCTTTCCTGTGCTAACCGATTTGAACGAAACATTCTCTGGTTTGACCGCGATAACCTCGGCGAGGGAGCGGATCGGCCTGCCTCGACGCATGCTACCGCTCGCAATGTGGTTTGGAATGCCGCGGGCTGTGAAGGTGTGAGGTGGCCGCTCGGCACCTTAACGGCCGAGCAGATGGCCGGCCGATGGCTGGAAAGTCTCGAATTGGATCCACTCTTTACCAATCCGACGGGTGGAGATTTTACGTTGCGCGAGGATTCGCCCGCCTACGATCTGGGGTTCCAGACGTTTGATGGCCACCGTGCAGGACCGCGGCAGAAAGCATCAATGCCGGTGTCTTTTACCGATTACTCGTTGCCGGAGGCCGAACCGATTGCGGTTGCGGTGGCCGGGGTCGAGCTGGACAAGGTGATCGAGGAGGAAAATGGGAGGCGTGTCGAGGCGATGCTTCGGGTGCGGAATGTCTCCGAACTCCCGGTCTCCGGAGTCTATCAGGTGCTTGGATCTGGGGCGGACGGCCGCCGTTGGGAAGGGGAAAGTCTAGCTGTGGAGTTACTGCCCGGAGCCACGGTAGAACTCCGATCATCGTTCGTAGTGCCCTCGGATGCCCGCCGCTTCTGGTTGATGGCTTGCGGCGACGAAACAAATCTGTTCAGCGGAGCCACTTTGGTGAATATCCCCGAAACGGTGCCAGTCCCTGCCTTGAAAACGTGGACCATCCCCGAATCGGAAGACGAATGGATTTCATCGCTGGCGGATGGGACTTCGGTGGAGCGGTCCCAGGCGGGAACGCAAATTCTTCGCGCACGGGTAGCGATCTCTGGTGGAGACCAGCTCTGTCTGGTCGGTGAAATCACCGATCCGAAACCGGTCCTCAACGAACACCAGCCGTGGAATGGCTCCTCGCTCGAGCTCTTTTTGGCGCCAGAGACCGGAAAAGAGATGAGACGATCCTTTAATTTCGTTCTCCTGCCGCCAGTGGAAGATGGGGTCGCGGTCTTTCGCGGACTCCGAGGCTCGTCTGTCCCGGAAGGAGCCATATTTAGCACTGCCGCAGCCGAGGGAGTTTG